From Algoriphagus sp. NG3, the proteins below share one genomic window:
- a CDS encoding DUF1553 domain-containing protein, translating into MNNLKVAGLLSFAVIIGIAGFLVFGPEKEVDFSTQIKPILNKNCISCHGGVKKSGGFSVLFEEEAFENTDSGHPAIIPGDPNGSELIKRLTASDPEVRMPYERSPLSEEEINLLKTWIKQGAKWGKHWAYDPVEAPEVAEQRTTAGFVSDNNPSEINSIDFYIGKKLEENDLAFSKEEEPLRLLRRAALDITGLPPSEELFNQYSSQKISYEQAVDQLLSSPTYGEKWATWWLDLARYADTKGYERDVSRTMWPYRDWVIRAFNADKPFDEFTIEQLAGDLLPNPTEDQLAATAFHRNTMNNDEGGTDDEEFRVAAVLDRVGTTYEVWQSTTMACVQCHSHPYDPIRHEEFYQSAAFFNNSRDEDTHDEEPRLRFYSPEEKSEIESVLAWVQENEGSEAATARKKFLTYLEPKYASHNAVDFNNAELIDTKWLGIQANGSAYLREIDTRGSDQLLMQYGSGLDGSKMTIRNGGPEGEVLAEFPINKTGGDIIRAIPFKPTEGFVDLYLEMRNPSVRSDQNAAKFVWFAFVPCLARADKPGFRDVQKSWETALNFKGTKLPIMIENPDYMARETHVFERGNWMNLGEKVNPETPKSLNGWKPEWPNNRLGFAYWLTDKENPLTSRTFVNRVWDQLFGRGIVSSLEDMGTQSDPPSHPELLDYLAWKTMNEYNWSMKSLIREIVTSTTYRQSSIVSADLFKKDPQNKWYARGPRFRLGAEQVRDQALAVSGLLSDKMYGPGVKPHQPEGIWQTVYNGESWKESEGEDAHRRGIYTFLKRTSPYPSFISFDAASREVCLSRRIVTNTPLQALVTLNDPVYLEAAYFLAEDMIKEGGGNPEKGIVYGYQKLVLNPISEVKLNTLSNLYKEAFAEYQSKPDSLEAFFSVKNKTTNPEQAAMSVVANALLNMDEFLTKP; encoded by the coding sequence ATGAATAATCTTAAAGTAGCTGGCTTACTTTCCTTTGCCGTAATCATAGGCATTGCAGGCTTTTTGGTTTTTGGCCCGGAAAAGGAAGTAGATTTTAGCACCCAGATCAAGCCTATATTAAACAAGAACTGCATTTCCTGTCATGGTGGGGTCAAAAAAAGCGGAGGGTTCTCTGTACTCTTCGAAGAAGAGGCTTTTGAAAACACAGATTCTGGACACCCGGCTATTATTCCCGGCGATCCCAATGGAAGTGAATTGATCAAAAGATTGACAGCTTCAGATCCAGAAGTGAGAATGCCCTATGAACGTTCTCCACTTTCGGAAGAAGAGATTAATCTTTTAAAAACCTGGATCAAACAGGGCGCAAAATGGGGCAAACACTGGGCTTATGATCCTGTCGAGGCGCCTGAGGTTGCGGAGCAAAGAACTACTGCGGGTTTCGTTTCTGACAATAATCCTTCCGAAATAAATTCCATCGATTTTTATATAGGCAAAAAACTCGAAGAGAATGACCTGGCTTTTTCGAAGGAAGAAGAACCACTCAGACTTCTCAGAAGAGCCGCACTCGACATTACCGGCCTGCCGCCTTCAGAAGAGCTTTTTAACCAATATTCTTCCCAAAAAATCTCCTACGAACAAGCAGTGGATCAGCTGCTTTCCTCACCTACTTATGGAGAAAAATGGGCTACCTGGTGGCTAGACCTAGCCAGGTATGCCGACACCAAAGGCTATGAGCGGGATGTTTCCCGTACGATGTGGCCTTATCGCGACTGGGTGATCCGTGCATTCAATGCCGACAAGCCATTTGATGAATTCACCATTGAGCAACTGGCGGGGGATTTACTCCCAAATCCCACAGAGGATCAGTTGGCCGCCACGGCCTTTCACCGCAATACCATGAACAATGATGAGGGTGGAACGGATGATGAGGAATTTAGAGTCGCTGCTGTACTCGACCGAGTGGGCACCACCTATGAAGTTTGGCAAAGTACTACCATGGCATGTGTTCAATGCCATAGTCATCCTTACGATCCTATCCGTCATGAAGAATTTTACCAGTCAGCGGCATTTTTTAATAATTCCCGGGATGAGGACACACATGATGAAGAGCCAAGGCTGAGGTTTTATTCGCCTGAGGAAAAATCGGAAATTGAGTCAGTTTTGGCTTGGGTTCAGGAAAACGAAGGCTCCGAAGCTGCCACTGCCCGTAAAAAATTCCTGACTTATCTTGAACCAAAGTACGCTTCGCACAATGCAGTTGACTTCAACAACGCGGAACTTATCGACACCAAATGGCTGGGAATTCAGGCAAATGGTTCAGCTTACCTCAGGGAAATAGACACCCGAGGCTCTGATCAATTACTGATGCAATACGGATCTGGTCTTGATGGCAGCAAAATGACTATTCGAAATGGTGGGCCGGAAGGAGAAGTGCTCGCAGAATTCCCTATAAATAAAACCGGCGGAGACATCATCCGTGCCATACCGTTCAAACCTACCGAGGGCTTTGTAGATCTCTATTTAGAGATGAGAAATCCAAGTGTGAGATCCGATCAAAATGCCGCCAAATTCGTCTGGTTTGCATTTGTACCATGTTTAGCGAGAGCTGATAAACCTGGCTTCCGAGATGTACAAAAATCCTGGGAAACAGCTTTGAACTTCAAAGGAACAAAACTCCCGATTATGATCGAAAATCCTGATTACATGGCTCGGGAAACTCATGTTTTTGAGCGGGGAAACTGGATGAATCTGGGAGAAAAAGTGAATCCAGAAACACCAAAAAGTTTGAATGGATGGAAACCAGAATGGCCGAATAACCGGCTGGGTTTTGCGTATTGGCTTACTGATAAGGAAAATCCGTTGACTTCGAGAACTTTCGTAAACAGAGTTTGGGATCAGCTCTTTGGGCGTGGAATCGTGAGTTCACTGGAGGACATGGGAACTCAGTCTGACCCTCCCTCACATCCTGAACTGCTGGATTACTTGGCATGGAAAACCATGAATGAGTACAATTGGAGCATGAAAAGTCTGATCCGTGAAATAGTAACTTCAACTACCTACAGACAATCCTCTATAGTTTCAGCAGACCTCTTCAAAAAAGACCCCCAAAACAAATGGTATGCCCGTGGCCCGAGATTCAGGTTGGGTGCGGAGCAAGTGCGTGATCAGGCATTGGCAGTTTCAGGGCTGCTGAGTGACAAAATGTATGGCCCAGGAGTGAAGCCTCACCAACCTGAAGGCATATGGCAAACCGTATATAATGGAGAATCTTGGAAAGAAAGTGAAGGTGAAGACGCACACAGGCGCGGTATTTACACGTTTTTGAAGCGAACTAGCCCATATCCTTCCTTCATATCCTTTGATGCGGCGAGTAGAGAAGTTTGCTTGAGCAGAAGAATTGTCACTAACACCCCTCTTCAGGCATTGGTGACGCTGAATGATCCCGTGTACTTGGAAGCAGCCTATTTTTTAGCGGAAGATATGATCAAAGAAGGTGGTGGAAATCCTGAAAAAGGAATTGTCTACGGCTATCAAAAACTTGTGCTCAATCCGATTTCAGAAGTAAAATTAAACACGCTTTCTAATCTTTATAAGGAGGCTTTCGCAGAATATCAAAGCAAACCCGATTCGCTCGAGGCCTTCTTTTCGGTGAAAAATAAAACTACCAATCCTGAGCAAGCAGCAATGTCTGTAGTAGCTAATGCGCTGCTGAATATGGATGAATTCTTAACCAAGCCATGA
- a CDS encoding Fic family protein, whose amino-acid sequence MENRDEPQLIKEIIASSDGLGIEQLLKLLPFQIEKRALQRRLKGLREKNLIQVKGKARSTRYYTNAPEQTQDLGRIKSIEEPQSTIPLSEEGKAILALVSHPETQRTPVGYDRSFLENYRPNIDSYLSIEEKQKLAQWGKTRDNEQPAGTYAREILNRLLIDLSWNSSRLEGNTYSLLDTELLIHEGQAANNKSPRETQMILNHKEAIEFLVESSDEVGFNRYTFLNLHALLSNNLLPNPAASGRLRTFGVGITNSVYTPLGIPQLIEESFDLILAKASQIQNPFEQAFFVLVQLPYLQPFDDVNKRVSRLAANIPLNRHNLAPLSFIDVPEESYIKGMLGIYELNHIELFKDVFLWAYERSALRYSTIRQSLGEPDLFRMKYREEIRSAVGFIVSKAMGKAEASKAVKVEAQKLPKEDQSKFTEVIETELLGLHEGNFVRYRIKPSEYSFWKTKWDS is encoded by the coding sequence ATGGAAAATCGAGATGAGCCACAACTGATTAAAGAAATAATTGCATCATCTGATGGGTTAGGAATAGAACAACTCCTTAAGTTGCTCCCTTTTCAAATTGAAAAGAGAGCGCTTCAAAGAAGACTAAAAGGCCTCAGAGAAAAGAACCTGATCCAGGTAAAAGGAAAGGCTCGCTCCACACGATATTATACAAATGCCCCTGAACAAACTCAGGATTTAGGAAGGATTAAATCAATAGAGGAGCCACAATCGACCATTCCACTTTCAGAAGAAGGAAAGGCTATTTTAGCCTTGGTTTCCCATCCTGAAACCCAAAGAACACCAGTCGGATATGATCGATCCTTTTTAGAAAACTATCGCCCCAACATCGACAGCTATCTCAGTATCGAAGAAAAACAAAAGCTAGCTCAATGGGGAAAAACACGAGATAATGAACAGCCCGCAGGGACCTATGCCCGAGAAATTTTAAATCGGCTGCTGATCGATCTTTCATGGAACTCCAGCCGATTGGAGGGAAATACGTATTCCTTACTGGATACTGAGTTGCTAATTCATGAAGGACAGGCAGCTAACAACAAATCACCCAGAGAAACCCAAATGATTCTCAATCACAAGGAAGCCATTGAATTTTTGGTAGAATCATCTGATGAGGTGGGCTTCAATCGCTACACTTTTCTTAATCTTCATGCCCTGCTTTCAAACAACCTGTTGCCAAATCCGGCTGCATCAGGCAGGCTTAGAACATTTGGCGTAGGAATCACCAATTCCGTATATACTCCGTTAGGAATTCCGCAACTCATCGAAGAATCTTTTGACCTAATACTGGCAAAGGCAAGCCAAATCCAAAATCCATTTGAGCAGGCTTTTTTTGTATTGGTTCAGCTCCCCTATCTCCAACCATTTGATGATGTCAATAAGCGAGTATCCAGATTGGCTGCCAATATTCCTTTGAACCGACACAACCTTGCTCCTCTTTCATTTATAGATGTTCCGGAAGAAAGTTATATCAAAGGGATGCTTGGCATCTATGAGTTAAATCACATCGAATTATTCAAAGATGTCTTTCTGTGGGCCTATGAGCGGTCTGCCTTACGATATTCTACAATTCGTCAATCTCTGGGTGAACCTGACCTATTCCGAATGAAATACAGGGAAGAAATACGCAGTGCTGTTGGATTCATCGTCAGTAAAGCAATGGGGAAAGCAGAAGCCTCCAAAGCAGTCAAAGTAGAAGCTCAAAAGCTTCCCAAAGAAGATCAGTCAAAATTCACTGAAGTAATAGAGACTGAACTTCTGGGGCTGCATGAAGGAAATTTCGTGCGCTATCGAATCAAACCTTCTGAGTATTCTTTTTGGAAAACGAAATGGGATTCTTAA
- a CDS encoding NAD-dependent epimerase/dehydratase family protein: MEKILVIGAAGQLGSELTKSLTDQFGAEQVIATDLNESAKSKFDFCRFQVLDVMDKEGLRKLVKNEKITQIYHLAAVLSAVGEKKPLFAWELNMESLLHVLELAKEFQLNKVYWPSSIAVFGPNTPKINTPQYCVKEPNTVYGISKQAGERWCEYYFQKFNVDVRSLRYPGLIGYKSLPGGGTTDYAVDIYHKALAGEKFDCFLREDSSLPMMYMPDAIKATLDLMNAPREAVKIRSSYNLAAMNFTPAEIYQSILKHIPDFKIEYNPDFRQAIADSWPDSIDDSCARKDWGWKHEYDLDAMTKDILENLPNFKF, encoded by the coding sequence ATGGAAAAAATCCTGGTAATAGGCGCTGCAGGGCAGTTGGGTTCTGAACTCACCAAGTCTCTGACAGATCAGTTTGGTGCTGAGCAAGTAATCGCAACAGATCTTAACGAATCGGCAAAATCAAAATTTGACTTTTGTAGGTTTCAAGTCCTCGATGTGATGGACAAGGAAGGCTTGAGAAAACTGGTGAAAAACGAGAAGATTACTCAAATCTATCATTTGGCGGCAGTGCTTTCCGCCGTAGGTGAGAAAAAGCCTCTTTTCGCATGGGAACTCAACATGGAAAGCTTACTCCATGTGCTGGAACTTGCCAAGGAATTTCAGCTCAACAAAGTTTATTGGCCATCTTCTATAGCGGTATTTGGCCCGAATACTCCTAAAATCAATACTCCTCAATACTGCGTCAAAGAACCAAATACTGTTTATGGTATTTCGAAGCAAGCGGGTGAGAGATGGTGCGAATACTATTTCCAGAAATTCAATGTGGACGTAAGAAGTCTGCGATACCCTGGCTTAATAGGATACAAATCCCTTCCTGGAGGTGGTACGACAGATTACGCAGTGGATATTTATCATAAAGCTTTGGCAGGGGAAAAATTCGATTGCTTCCTTCGTGAAGACAGTTCCCTTCCGATGATGTATATGCCTGATGCGATCAAGGCTACCTTGGATCTGATGAATGCGCCACGGGAAGCCGTGAAAATCCGATCCAGCTACAATCTCGCAGCGATGAATTTCACGCCAGCTGAAATATATCAAAGCATACTCAAGCATATACCTGACTTCAAAATCGAATATAATCCTGATTTCCGACAGGCAATTGCCGATAGCTGGCCAGACAGCATCGACGATTCCTGTGCAAGGAAAGACTGGGGATGGAAGCACGAATATGATCTGGATGCAATGACCAAGGATATTTTGGAGAATCTTCCAAATTTTAAATTCTAA
- the kbl gene encoding glycine C-acetyltransferase, whose product MFDQFRPKLQEELKGIEEAGLFKKERIITSPQSAEITIAGGQKVLNFCANNYLGLSSHPKVIEAAKAAIDSHGFGMSSVRFICGTQDIHKELEKKISEFLGTEDTILYAAAFDANGGVFEPLLGPEDAIISDALNHASIIDGVRLCKAMRFRYQHNDMADLETQLKDAVSKGAKQKIIVTDGVFSMDGTIAQLDKIVELAEKYEAMVMTDECHSTGFMGKTGRGVHEHCDVMGRIDIITGTLGKALGGASGGFTSGRKEIVELLRQRSRPYLFSNTLAPSITGASIAVFDLLSETTELRDKLEENTTYFREKMTAAGFDIKPGEHAIVPIMLYDAVLSQKMAEKVLEKGIYVIGFYYPVVPKGQARIRVQISAGHDREHLDQAIAAFTEVGKELGVIE is encoded by the coding sequence ATGTTCGATCAGTTCAGACCCAAATTACAAGAAGAGCTTAAGGGAATAGAAGAAGCCGGCCTTTTTAAGAAGGAACGGATTATAACTTCTCCACAATCAGCGGAAATCACCATTGCCGGAGGGCAAAAAGTGTTGAATTTCTGTGCCAACAATTACCTGGGACTATCCTCACATCCAAAAGTCATAGAAGCAGCTAAGGCTGCTATTGACTCCCATGGATTTGGCATGTCTTCCGTACGTTTTATTTGCGGGACTCAGGATATTCACAAGGAATTGGAAAAGAAAATTTCTGAGTTCCTAGGCACTGAGGACACCATTTTATATGCGGCGGCTTTTGATGCGAATGGAGGAGTCTTTGAACCGCTGTTGGGGCCGGAGGATGCTATTATATCAGATGCTCTGAACCACGCATCCATAATCGATGGTGTGCGTCTGTGTAAGGCGATGCGCTTCCGCTATCAGCACAACGATATGGCTGACCTAGAGACACAGCTAAAGGATGCTGTCTCGAAGGGTGCAAAGCAAAAAATCATCGTCACTGACGGTGTTTTCTCCATGGATGGCACGATTGCACAGTTGGACAAAATCGTGGAGTTGGCAGAGAAATATGAAGCTATGGTGATGACGGATGAGTGTCATTCTACAGGCTTCATGGGTAAAACCGGTCGTGGTGTACATGAACATTGTGACGTGATGGGCAGGATAGATATCATCACTGGTACCCTTGGTAAGGCTTTAGGTGGTGCTTCAGGTGGATTTACTTCTGGAAGGAAAGAGATTGTTGAATTACTTCGTCAGCGTTCCAGACCTTATTTATTCTCCAATACTTTGGCTCCATCCATCACAGGTGCTTCAATAGCGGTATTTGACTTGCTATCTGAGACGACTGAATTGAGAGATAAACTGGAAGAAAACACGACCTATTTCCGGGAGAAAATGACTGCTGCCGGTTTTGATATCAAACCAGGAGAGCATGCCATCGTGCCGATTATGCTGTATGATGCCGTTCTTTCGCAGAAAATGGCTGAGAAAGTGCTGGAAAAAGGCATTTATGTCATTGGTTTCTATTACCCTGTTGTCCCGAAAGGCCAAGCCAGAATACGGGTTCAGATCTCTGCTGGTCATGATCGGGAGCATTTGGATCAGGCTATTGCAGCTTTCACCGAAGTCGGAAAAGAACTGGGAGTGATAGAGTAG
- a CDS encoding DUF5715 family protein — protein MPELKKQLKNTYSSLTNNPTSAPLPEKTEPIEVDLPAPRIIPPIPEGLIEKEYDKHLYAAEHNGFGLIEDEDHMKKLVEDEKLVEVSEGKGYEVMTLTHSHPYITPYSKTVLEEIGTAFQTLTGTKTFFVLTSITRTPDQQKSLRKRNRNATEGISSHSYGSSFDISYIRFNGKKSFDRKKQKALEKVLDEFQEEGKIFFIKERKQSCYHVTVR, from the coding sequence ATGCCTGAATTGAAAAAACAGCTAAAAAACACCTATTCTTCCCTTACCAATAATCCTACATCCGCACCCCTGCCGGAAAAAACTGAACCTATAGAAGTGGATCTTCCTGCTCCTAGGATTATCCCTCCTATTCCTGAAGGATTGATAGAAAAAGAATATGACAAGCATCTGTATGCTGCGGAACATAATGGATTTGGCTTAATAGAGGATGAAGATCACATGAAGAAACTGGTTGAGGATGAAAAACTAGTGGAGGTGAGCGAAGGAAAGGGGTACGAAGTAATGACTTTGACGCATAGCCATCCCTATATTACCCCCTACTCAAAAACCGTCCTTGAAGAAATAGGCACTGCGTTCCAAACCCTCACAGGTACAAAGACCTTCTTCGTTCTCACATCTATCACCAGAACTCCTGATCAACAAAAAAGCCTAAGAAAAAGAAACAGAAACGCAACTGAGGGAATTAGCTCCCACTCTTACGGATCCTCCTTTGATATCTCCTACATCAGATTTAACGGTAAAAAAAGCTTCGACAGGAAAAAGCAAAAAGCTCTTGAAAAGGTTCTGGATGAATTTCAGGAAGAAGGCAAAATATTTTTTATCAAAGAAAGAAAACAGAGCTGTTACCATGTGACTGTTAGGTGA
- the cdaA gene encoding diadenylate cyclase CdaA, with amino-acid sequence MTLLFKIGFLDISIVNIIDIALVAALLYQIYKLLKGSVAIKIFLGFLSIYLIYLLVRALRMELLTAILGQFMGVGVIAAIIIFAPEIRKFLLLIGRSSLLSDDNVWKDMLFFWRKKDNSLFNISPIIDASKTLAGSNTGALMVISKSTELKFYAESGDILDAELSKRLLISIFNKYSPLHDGAVIIHNGKIKAARCILPVTEREVPAQFGLRHRAAIGMSEATDSLILIVSEETGQLSMSKNGKILHNMSFQEIRETINDYLNNLDVDTRFEDLEEYEMKKRRKLAMTSKSAS; translated from the coding sequence TTGACATTACTTTTCAAAATAGGATTTTTAGACATCTCCATCGTCAATATCATCGATATAGCTTTGGTTGCTGCCCTATTGTATCAGATTTACAAACTTTTGAAAGGCAGTGTCGCCATCAAGATTTTCCTTGGCTTTCTTTCCATCTACTTAATCTACCTACTGGTGAGAGCCCTTCGAATGGAGCTGCTAACGGCCATTCTAGGCCAATTCATGGGAGTAGGTGTGATAGCAGCAATCATTATTTTCGCTCCGGAGATCAGGAAGTTCCTTTTACTGATCGGTCGTTCTTCCCTCCTATCCGACGACAACGTCTGGAAAGACATGCTCTTCTTCTGGAGAAAGAAAGACAATTCCTTGTTCAACATCAGCCCTATCATTGATGCTTCCAAAACACTCGCCGGTAGTAATACAGGTGCTTTGATGGTAATCTCAAAAAGCACGGAACTGAAATTTTATGCGGAGAGTGGGGATATCCTGGATGCAGAACTCTCCAAAAGGCTGCTTATTTCAATTTTCAATAAGTACAGCCCTCTTCATGATGGGGCTGTGATCATCCATAATGGTAAAATCAAAGCCGCACGCTGTATCTTACCTGTCACTGAGCGCGAAGTACCTGCGCAATTTGGGCTTCGCCACCGTGCTGCCATCGGCATGTCCGAAGCCACGGATTCATTGATCTTGATTGTTTCGGAAGAAACCGGCCAATTGTCCATGTCCAAAAACGGAAAGATTCTTCATAATATGTCTTTTCAGGAAATCAGAGAAACCATCAATGACTACCTGAACAATCTGGATGTGGATACACGCTTTGAAGATCTCGAAGAATATGAGATGAAAAAGAGGAGAAAACTAGCTATGACCAGTAAATCGGCATCCTAA
- the folP gene encoding dihydropteroate synthase: MFPLPGKSSNIEDKSFPQKITLQIDGRLISLDKPQVMGIVNLTPDSFFKGSRAEKSKSKLETLINRHIAQGASILDLGGYSSRPGAAEVSTQEEMDRVIPAIQRIVTDHPGILVSVDTFRSKIAEEAVKHGAHIINDISAGDLDQEMIPTVAKLKVPYIAMHMRGNPQNMQKKTGYSDILSEILSYFSEKVEQFRKFGIKDVIIDPGFGFAKTLEQNYFLLRNLHHFKTLSLPLLVGLSRKSMIANALEVSADEALNGTTALNMFALCRGANILRVHDVKEANETVKLFNTLYP, translated from the coding sequence ATGTTTCCTCTTCCGGGCAAGTCTTCTAACATCGAAGATAAATCATTTCCCCAAAAAATCACCCTCCAAATCGACGGACGGCTTATCAGTTTGGACAAACCCCAGGTTATGGGGATTGTCAACCTGACCCCAGATTCATTTTTTAAAGGCAGCAGGGCAGAAAAATCCAAGTCAAAACTTGAAACTCTAATTAACCGACATATAGCCCAGGGAGCAAGTATTCTGGATTTAGGTGGCTATAGCTCCAGACCTGGAGCTGCTGAAGTAAGCACTCAGGAAGAAATGGATCGGGTCATTCCTGCCATACAACGGATTGTAACTGACCATCCGGGAATTTTGGTCTCTGTGGATACTTTTCGCTCAAAAATTGCCGAAGAGGCTGTTAAACACGGAGCCCATATTATTAATGATATTTCTGCAGGAGACTTGGATCAAGAGATGATACCGACGGTGGCAAAGCTTAAAGTGCCCTACATTGCTATGCATATGCGGGGAAATCCTCAAAACATGCAGAAAAAAACGGGGTATTCAGATATTTTAAGCGAAATATTGTCCTATTTCTCCGAAAAAGTGGAGCAATTCAGAAAGTTTGGCATCAAAGATGTAATTATCGACCCAGGATTTGGGTTTGCTAAAACGCTAGAACAGAATTATTTCTTGCTGCGGAACCTTCACCACTTTAAGACGCTTTCATTACCGTTACTTGTTGGTCTTTCCAGAAAATCAATGATAGCAAATGCCCTGGAAGTAAGTGCAGATGAGGCATTGAATGGCACCACGGCATTAAACATGTTTGCTTTATGTCGCGGGGCAAACATCCTTAGGGTTCACGACGTTAAAGAAGCAAACGAAACAGTAAAATTATTCAACACTTTATACCCTTGA
- a CDS encoding DUF1599 domain-containing protein, with amino-acid sequence METQTSNEYKEVISRCKELFRKKTIDYGTAWRIFRLSSITDQIFIKAQRIRSIQEKGNQKVSDPIEDDFVGIINYCLIALLQISYSSDDRMEIPFDELEPAYDHWVEETRGLLENKNHDYGEAWRDMRVSSMTDIILMKLLRTKQIEDNQGQTLVSEGIEANYQDMINYAVFCLIKLNYHV; translated from the coding sequence TTGGAGACGCAAACGAGTAACGAATATAAGGAAGTTATCAGCCGTTGTAAAGAACTATTTCGTAAGAAGACTATAGATTATGGGACAGCCTGGAGGATTTTTCGACTTTCCTCCATTACAGACCAGATTTTCATCAAAGCCCAGCGGATTCGATCTATTCAGGAGAAGGGAAACCAAAAAGTCAGTGACCCTATTGAGGATGATTTCGTAGGGATCATAAATTACTGCCTGATTGCATTATTACAGATCAGCTATTCCTCAGATGATAGAATGGAGATTCCATTTGATGAACTGGAACCCGCTTATGATCACTGGGTAGAAGAAACCAGAGGCTTGCTGGAAAATAAAAACCATGACTATGGAGAAGCGTGGAGAGACATGAGAGTAAGCTCTATGACAGATATTATTCTGATGAAATTACTCCGCACCAAACAAATAGAAGATAATCAGGGGCAGACTTTAGTGTCTGAAGGCATAGAAGCTAACTATCAGGATATGATCAATTATGCGGTGTTTTGTTTGATTAAATTAAATTACCATGTTTAA
- a CDS encoding BT_3928 family protein, with protein MFKQGFLLVIRLIVGGLFIFSGLIKVNDPVGTSIKLEEYFDVFSTDIAGFFTYLKPFALELGIFLVVLEVVLGVMLILGVRSKFTVWALGLMILFFTFLTFYSAYFNKVTDCGCFGDAIKLTPWESFYKDLILLVLIAILFLFQADLPKSSPAWAKGVTLGTLILSFVLAIVAVRNLPFIDFRAYKVGVNIPQNMLPSAQLQYDYVMEKDGELVTFDAYPSDESLEFVEMKLKNPEALPKISDFAVWNEEGDFSEDLFAGNKLLILVSNIGKMSQTNLDQLDLLVKSLSGTPIQPVFVAAASIGEINEFTQARGWDVLSLQADATVVKTMIRSNPGIMALKDGSVLAKYHHNNTPEATEILDFYMD; from the coding sequence ATGTTTAAGCAAGGTTTTTTGTTAGTTATCCGGCTCATCGTCGGAGGCCTATTCATTTTTTCGGGGTTGATCAAGGTGAATGACCCGGTCGGTACATCGATCAAGCTTGAGGAATACTTTGACGTGTTTTCTACAGACATAGCCGGTTTTTTTACTTATCTGAAGCCATTTGCTTTGGAGCTGGGGATATTCCTTGTCGTCCTGGAAGTGGTGCTGGGTGTGATGCTTATCCTGGGTGTCAGGAGTAAGTTCACCGTTTGGGCACTGGGATTGATGATCCTGTTTTTTACTTTTCTCACCTTTTACTCTGCTTATTTCAATAAAGTCACAGATTGTGGCTGCTTTGGTGATGCAATCAAGCTGACACCCTGGGAGTCTTTTTATAAAGACCTTATTTTATTGGTGCTTATTGCTATTCTGTTTTTGTTTCAGGCGGATTTACCGAAAAGTTCTCCCGCTTGGGCCAAAGGAGTCACTTTAGGTACATTGATTTTATCTTTTGTGCTGGCAATAGTAGCTGTGCGCAATCTTCCATTTATAGATTTCAGAGCGTATAAGGTAGGAGTGAATATCCCTCAGAATATGCTTCCCTCAGCCCAATTACAGTATGATTATGTGATGGAAAAAGATGGGGAGCTAGTGACATTCGACGCATATCCCTCCGATGAGAGTCTGGAGTTTGTAGAAATGAAGTTGAAAAATCCTGAAGCATTGCCCAAAATCTCTGATTTTGCAGTATGGAACGAGGAAGGTGATTTTTCAGAAGACCTATTTGCTGGGAATAAACTACTAATACTGGTTAGTAATATTGGAAAAATGAGCCAGACTAATCTTGATCAACTGGATTTACTGGTGAAATCCCTTTCAGGAACACCTATACAACCTGTGTTTGTAGCGGCGGCTTCCATAGGGGAAATCAATGAATTTACACAGGCTAGGGGATGGGATGTGCTTTCACTTCAGGCGGATGCTACCGTAGTGAAAACAATGATCCGGTCAAATCCTGGCATAATGGCGTTGAAGGATGGCAGCGTGCTGGCAAAGTATCACCACAATAATACACCTGAGGCGACTGAGATTTTGGATTTTTATATGGATTGA